ACGAAATGCTCAAGCTGCTGACCTGCGGCCACGCCATGGACTGCCTGCGCCAGCTGCGCGCCGACGGCCTGCACCACGGCCTGCTGCCGCTGCTGGACGTGGTGCTGGAACAGCCCGGCGGCGAGCACTTCGTGGAACTGGCGCTGGAACGCACCGACTCGCGCGTGCGCGCCGGCAAGAGCATCAGCCCCAGCTTCCTGTTCGCGTCGCTGCTGTGGCAGCAAGTGGAATCGCGCTGGAAGCAGCTGCGCGCACAGGGCGAGCATTCCGTCCCCGCCCTGGTGCACGCCGCCGATTCGGTGCTGGACGAACAAACCGAGAAACTGGCCATCCAGCGCCGGTTTTCATCGGACATGCGTGAAATCTGGTTCATGCAGCCGCGCTTCGAGCGCCGCATGGGCAAGACTATCTACCGCATGATCGAACAGCCGCGTTTCCGCGCGGCCTGCGACTTCCTGCAGTTGCGCGCCGCCGCGGGCGAGTTCGACAGCGTGCTGGCCCAGTGGTGGATGGACCTGGCCAACGGCGACGACGCCACCCGCGCCGACATGATCGAAGAACTGGCCCGCCTGCCGCGCGATCCGGCCGAAGCCAGCGCCCCGCGCAAGCGCCGCCGCCGTCCGCGCCGCCCCGCCGCGCCGCACGCAGCCGAATGATGCCGGCGGTGCGCGCCTACGTCGGCCTGGGCGCCAATCTGGGCGACGCGCCGGCCACGCTGCGCACCGTACTGCAAGAACTGGCCGCCACGCCGGGCATCCTGGCCTGCCGGCCTTCCGGTTTTTACCGCAGCGCGCCGGTCGATGCCGCCGGCCCGGATTTCATCAATGCGGTGGCAGCCGTCGACACCACTCTGGCGCCGCTGGCCCTGCTGGACGCACTGCAGGAACTGGAAAACCGCCACGGCCGCCTGCGCCCCTACAAGAACGCCCC
This genomic window from Bordetella petrii contains:
- a CDS encoding 2-amino-4-hydroxy-6-hydroxymethyldihydropteridine diphosphokinase, whose amino-acid sequence is MMPAVRAYVGLGANLGDAPATLRTVLQELAATPGILACRPSGFYRSAPVDAAGPDFINAVAAVDTTLAPLALLDALQELENRHGRLRPYKNAPRTLDLDLLLYGDTVMDTPRLILPHPRMHQRAFVLAPLGELAPGLALPQGPLRTLLAQLADQTIERLPD